The proteins below are encoded in one region of Aequorivita iocasae:
- a CDS encoding glycosyltransferase 87 family protein, giving the protein MNFFKKYKIPLLFAIASIALYINFGYGLERSDFIKLILICTYLFYLSYYFIEKVKLNFWLLASLGIVSRLAFIAAIPNLSQDFYRFLWDGRLLLQGVSPYLFTPSSATALGVTMEQSQQLIEGMGALNASHFSNYPPINQLFFAIAALFAGKSILGSVVVLRVLIILADVGILYFGKKLLEKWNLPIKNIFWYFLNPFIIIELTGNLHFEGVMLFFFVWALYLLFKGKWLWAAILIGISVSVKLLPLLFLPLFLTYFINDKTQKVLEIFGVSIKRLAGFYSVIGFTVVLVFLPFLSSEFIQNFSSTIALWFQNFEFNASVYYIIRWIGFQVVGWNIIGTTGKILPVFVLLFVLAIAFFRKNKTPQELMIGMLFAVSIYFLLSTTVHPWYIATPLFLSVFTKYKFPIVWSFVVMLSYYAYGKDGFDENLWLVTLEYAGVIGFAVWEIFLSPKQKPVSF; this is encoded by the coding sequence TTGCGCTTTATATCAATTTTGGTTATGGTTTGGAGCGAAGTGATTTTATAAAACTCATTTTAATTTGCACTTATCTTTTTTATCTTTCCTATTATTTTATTGAAAAAGTCAAGCTGAATTTTTGGTTATTGGCGAGTTTGGGAATTGTTTCAAGACTTGCCTTTATTGCTGCAATCCCAAATCTTTCGCAGGATTTTTATCGGTTTTTATGGGATGGGCGGTTGCTTTTGCAGGGCGTGAGTCCATACTTGTTCACTCCCAGCTCCGCGACTGCGCTCGGAGTGACAATGGAGCAATCCCAACAATTAATTGAGGGAATGGGCGCCCTAAATGCAAGTCACTTCAGTAATTACCCACCGATTAACCAATTGTTTTTTGCAATTGCTGCACTCTTTGCGGGAAAAAGCATTTTGGGTTCTGTGGTTGTTCTTCGGGTGCTGATTATTTTGGCAGATGTTGGTATTCTTTACTTCGGAAAGAAACTTTTGGAGAAGTGGAACCTTCCAATTAAAAACATCTTTTGGTATTTTCTGAATCCTTTTATCATTATCGAACTTACAGGGAACCTTCATTTTGAAGGAGTGATGCTTTTCTTTTTTGTTTGGGCGCTTTATCTTCTTTTTAAGGGAAAATGGTTGTGGGCCGCGATTTTGATTGGAATTTCTGTTTCTGTGAAATTGCTTCCATTATTGTTTTTGCCTTTGTTTTTGACATATTTCATTAATGACAAAACCCAAAAGGTTTTAGAAATCTTTGGGGTTTCGATTAAAAGACTCGCTGGATTTTATTCAGTTATCGGATTTACAGTAGTACTTGTATTTCTCCCCTTTCTTTCTTCAGAATTTATTCAAAATTTCTCTTCGACCATCGCACTTTGGTTCCAGAATTTTGAGTTTAATGCGAGTGTTTACTATATAATTCGGTGGATTGGGTTTCAAGTTGTAGGATGGAATATTATAGGAACTACTGGAAAGATTCTGCCTGTTTTTGTATTACTTTTTGTTTTGGCGATTGCTTTTTTCAGAAAAAATAAAACGCCACAGGAATTGATGATCGGGATGCTTTTTGCGGTTTCAATTTACTTTTTGCTTTCAACAACTGTGCATCCGTGGTACATCGCCACGCCCCTTTTCCTTTCCGTTTTTACGAAATATAAATTCCCAATTGTTTGGAGTTTTGTAGTAATGCTAAGCTATTATGCTTACGGAAAAGATGGTTTTGACGAAAATCTTTGGCTCGTTACTTTGGAATATGCAGGTGTAATTGGATTTGCCGTTTGGGAAATCTTTCTTTCTCCAAAGCAAAAACCCGTTTCGTTTTAA